The proteins below are encoded in one region of Engystomops pustulosus chromosome 8, aEngPut4.maternal, whole genome shotgun sequence:
- the LOC140075606 gene encoding taste receptor type 2 member 8-like has translation MVTSIVPLYMVILSLETIYGITTNGFIIFFICFYWVKGQDKSDSNKMILALSISNVLYACVSYVNVLLFYFHPIIYLKTSISPAVFVFAMFIITSSSWLTACLCFFYFMKIQTFRSDVLSRLKTKITSAVPWMMLVSELVSAVTASLNVFEFLQNDGSHKNISVVELAMKKSKSNGIFSNNLYISFISSVLPFLISVVTTGATVWALNKHTKKMERNHTKSSAAVNVKAYKNTIRNMIRLLIFYAIFYVTLFLFYFNLFTTYSTGFWVFLMEIFLYAPVQSTILILANIKLKKVWRRIFHCSTMSSLEEESSND, from the coding sequence ATGGTCACCTCTATAGTTCCTCTATACATGGTAATCCTGAGCCTGGAGACCATTTATGGGATAACAACTAATGGGTTCATCATCTTCTTCATTTGCTTTTACTGGGTTAAAGGACAGGACAAAAGTGACAGTAATAAAATGATCTTGGCTTTGAGCATCTCCAACGTCTTGTACGCCTGTGTGTCATACGTCAACGTCCTACTGTTCTATTTCCATCCCATCATTTACCTGAAAACCTCCATCTCTCCGGCCGTCTTTGTTTTTGCCATGTTCATCATCACCTCCTCGTCCTGGCTCACCGCCTGCCTGTGCTTCTTCTACTTCATGAAGATTCAAACCTTTAGGTCTGACGTCCTTTCTCGGTTGAAGACAAAGATCACTTCTGCCGTTCCATGGATGATGCTGGTGTCTGAGCTCGTATCTGCCGTCACTGCTTCACTCAATGTATTTGAGTTTCTACAAAATGATGGCTCTCACAAGAACATCTCTGTGGTTGAGCTCGCCATGAAGAAGTCCAAATCTAATGGGATCTTTTCAAACAACCTGTACATCTCATTCATTAGCAGtgtccttcccttcctcatcAGTGTGGTGACCACCGGGGCCACCGTCTGGGCCTTGAATAAACACACCAAAAAGATGGAGAGGAACCACACCAAGTCTTCTGCTGCAGTCAACGTGAAGGCTTACAAGAACACGATACGCAACATGATCCGTCTCCTGATCTTCTACGCTATTTTCTATGTGACCCTGTTTCTTTTTTACTTTAACCTCTTCACTACCTACTCTACTGGGTTCTGGGTCTTCCTCATGGAGATATTCCTATATGCTCCTGTCCAGTCAACTATTCTGATTCTTGCAAACATTAAACTTAAGAAAGTTTGGAGAAGGATCTTCCATTGCAGTACGATGTCCAGTCTGGAAGAAGAAAGCTCCAATGATTAG